A segment of the Panacibacter ginsenosidivorans genome:
ATAATTCCTTTACAGCACTTACAAAAGCAGGCTGCAATAACTGGCCCGGGAATAATTTTACCAGTTTACAACCGGCCTGTTCTGCTGCATGTATTTCAGTGGGTGTCATGCAACCCGGTATCCATAGAATTTTCTGCATATAAGCCGTATCGCATACACTGCTGTCAAAAACGGGACTTACTAAAAAGTCTGCACCGGCTTCTATAAAATCATTCGCTGCGTTATCTGTTTTTATAGTACCTGCTCCAAGCAAAAGTCCCGGCATATTTGCATTTCTTTCTGCGATCAATGTTTTGAAATTATGCAATGCCTCTGCACCGCGGTTGGTGAATTCGATCAATCTTATACCCGCATCATACAATGCTTTTGTAATGTTGACACATGTCGTAGCATCACTATGATAGAATAACGGCATCACAGCCTGCTCTTTTATTTTACTGATAACATATGCTTCTGTTTCCATGATGGTCAACTATTTTTTCAGCTGGCAATTTAATACATAAATATTGCACAGCTATTGATATATAATTCTATTGCACAAGAGTGCGACGCAACAGGCGATGACATAAAATACAAAAGTCAGGCCCATAAAAAAAATTTATATCATGACATCCTGTTGCATAACTTCAAGGCTCCTTGAATAAATTTTATGGCAACAGTGAATACCAATAAGCCGCAACTTATAGCATTCGGCGAACTGATGCTGAGGCTGCAATGCAACGCCGGCAAGCGTTTCCTGCAATCAACCAGTTATGATACTTATTATGGCGGTGCCGAAGCGAATGTATGTGTGCTGCTCTCACGGCTTGGCGTAAACGCAGATTTTGTAACGCGTATGCCTGCGAACGATATTGCATTGGCTGCGTTGCAACAATTACGTAGTCATGCAGTAGGCGCAGAAAACATTGTGTATGGCGGCGATAAACTTGGCATTTATTTCACAGAAGCAGGGAATGCAATGCGGTCTTCGCGTGTTATATATGATCGTGCCGGCTCATCGTATGCAACCCTGCAACCGGGTATGATCGATTGGAAAAATATTTTAAAAGGCGTTCAATATTTTCATTGGTCCGGTATTGCCGCTGCTGTGTCGCAGGGAGCTGCAGATGTTTGTGCAGAGGCATTACAGGCTGCACATGAAAATGGTGTTACTATTTCTGCTGACTTTAATCATCGCTCTACATTATGGAAATATGGTAAGCAACCAAATGAAATAATGCCCGGTCTTTTACAAAACAGTGAAATAGTTGTGGCCGATCTTGATGCTGCATTTGTTTATTATGGCATTACAACAGATAAGCAGGCAAGCACACAAGAGCAATTCAAACAATGTGCAGCAGCACTGCTGCAGAAAATGCCGCGCATGCAATCATTGGCTATGAGCTTTCGGAGAGCAACAGGCTTAACGCATCATTACTCCGGCGCATTAATGTATAAAGGTCAATATTATTTTACGGATGATTTTCAATTGCCATTTATTACAGATCAGATTGGTAGCGGAGATGCATTTACTGCAGGAATGTTGTATGGCATTATTCATTCTTTAGACCCGCAAACGATCATCACATTTGCAACGGGCTGTGGTGCACTTAAACAAAGCATTGCCGGCGATTGGGCGATCATAACAAAAGAAGAAGTTGAACAGTTTATACAGAACGGAACATCCGGAAGAATCATTCGCTGAAAATATTTTTTTGTTACCGGCTGTGGCATTTCATGTCATCGCCTGTTGTGTCACTCACTTGTACTTTTTGAAATAATAGCAACAAAATAATTTATCATCATGTTTATTATAGACGCACATTTAGACCTGAGCATGAACGCTATGGAATGGAACCGTGATCTGCGTTCTTCTGTTTTTGATATCCGCAAACGCGAAAAAGGATTGACAGATAAACCAGACAGGGCAAAAGGCACTGTTGCTTTTCCTGAATTACGTAAAGGAAATATCGGGCTTGTGGTAGCAACACAAATAGCAAGATATGTAGCACCTGAAAACCCTTTACCAGGCTGGCATTCACCACAACAGGCATGGGCCCAAACGCAAGCGCAGCTTGCATGGTATAAAGCAATGGAAGCGGATGGTGAGATGATCATGATAAAAGATCTCACCATGTTGGAGCAACACATTTCAATATGGTTAAACGATACATTAAATGAAAAAAAACCAATCGGCTATATATTAAGCCTGGAAGGCGCGGATTCTCTGGTTACATTGGAAAATTTATATGTTGCGTATCACTATGGATTGCGTGCAATAGGCCCTGCACATTATGGCCCCGGCCGTTATTCAAATGGAACAGATGCAACAGGCCATTTGAACGAGCAAGGTAAAACCTTATTGAAGGAAATGGAAAAGCTCAATATCATTCTTGATGCAACACATTTATGCGATGATGCATTCTGGGATGCCATGGAAATATTTAACGGCCATATTTGGGCAAGCCATAATAATTGTCGTGCCCTGGTAGATCATAACAGGCAGTTTAGTGATGAGATGATCAATGCATTGGTAGCAAAAGGTGCAGTAATTGGTGCAGCCCTCGACGCATGGATGATGGTACCCGGCTGGAAAAGAAATAGCTCAACTCCTGAGAATATGCAATGCAACCTTGAAAAAATGATAGATCATATTGACCATATCTGCCAGCTTGCAGGAAACAGTTTACATGT
Coding sequences within it:
- a CDS encoding bifunctional 4-hydroxy-2-oxoglutarate aldolase/2-dehydro-3-deoxy-phosphogluconate aldolase, with product METEAYVISKIKEQAVMPLFYHSDATTCVNITKALYDAGIRLIEFTNRGAEALHNFKTLIAERNANMPGLLLGAGTIKTDNAANDFIEAGADFLVSPVFDSSVCDTAYMQKILWIPGCMTPTEIHAAEQAGCKLVKLFPGQLLQPAFVSAVKELFPGMLFMPTGGVEATDTNLKAWFAAGVCAVGMGSKLISNEMLSSNNTELLKEKTTELLKLLIKIKKQ
- a CDS encoding sugar kinase; the protein is MATVNTNKPQLIAFGELMLRLQCNAGKRFLQSTSYDTYYGGAEANVCVLLSRLGVNADFVTRMPANDIALAALQQLRSHAVGAENIVYGGDKLGIYFTEAGNAMRSSRVIYDRAGSSYATLQPGMIDWKNILKGVQYFHWSGIAAAVSQGAADVCAEALQAAHENGVTISADFNHRSTLWKYGKQPNEIMPGLLQNSEIVVADLDAAFVYYGITTDKQASTQEQFKQCAAALLQKMPRMQSLAMSFRRATGLTHHYSGALMYKGQYYFTDDFQLPFITDQIGSGDAFTAGMLYGIIHSLDPQTIITFATGCGALKQSIAGDWAIITKEEVEQFIQNGTSGRIIR
- a CDS encoding dipeptidase encodes the protein MFIIDAHLDLSMNAMEWNRDLRSSVFDIRKREKGLTDKPDRAKGTVAFPELRKGNIGLVVATQIARYVAPENPLPGWHSPQQAWAQTQAQLAWYKAMEADGEMIMIKDLTMLEQHISIWLNDTLNEKKPIGYILSLEGADSLVTLENLYVAYHYGLRAIGPAHYGPGRYSNGTDATGHLNEQGKTLLKEMEKLNIILDATHLCDDAFWDAMEIFNGHIWASHNNCRALVDHNRQFSDEMINALVAKGAVIGAALDAWMMVPGWKRNSSTPENMQCNLEKMIDHIDHICQLAGNSLHVGIGTDLDGAFGKEQCPYDLETIADLQKLPDLFKARGYSKADIENIMHSNWLRFIRNAWK